A portion of the Marinobacter alexandrii genome contains these proteins:
- a CDS encoding PadR family transcriptional regulator, with amino-acid sequence MKGEHIGELEELVLLTVGSLLSEAYAVIILEEIKNNTKRNMDVTAIHSVLRRLEKKGYVCSEMGGASNERGGRRKRFFTLTKAGRSVLDQSMELRYSLYQKLPKFTFSGIR; translated from the coding sequence ATGAAAGGAGAGCACATAGGTGAGCTAGAGGAGCTTGTTCTACTTACCGTAGGATCATTATTAAGTGAAGCATATGCAGTAATCATCCTTGAAGAAATAAAGAACAATACCAAAAGGAACATGGATGTGACAGCTATTCATTCCGTGCTTAGACGGTTGGAGAAGAAGGGATATGTATGTTCAGAAATGGGCGGTGCATCTAATGAAAGAGGCGGTCGAAGAAAGCGTTTTTTCACGTTGACAAAAGCTGGTAGAAGTGTCTTGGATCAGTCCATGGAACTTCGCTATTCACTATATCAAAAACTACCCAAATTCACCTTCTCTGGCATAAGATGA